The following DNA comes from Mesoplasma sp. JKS002658.
AAACCAAGAAAAACGCCAGGAGTTAACCCAACTAAAAGATTCAACTGCAGTTTGACGGGTTGAAGAAGGGAAGTTAAGTGAACGAATTCAAGGTTATACTGAGCGTTTGTTAGACAAGTACAACTTAACTCCTGAAGCAATTTTAGCTCCAGATTATGTGGTAGTTTCAATTGAAGATGAAGATGCTGTTCGTAGTCAAATTAAGCAATTAACTGCTGATTTGACTGGATTAGGAAACGTTAATTTAGATTCGATCCAAGAATATGAACAAGAGAAAGAACGTTTTGAAACTTTTGATCGAGAACGAAAAGACGTGCAAAGCTCTGTTAATAACTTGAATAAAATTATTCAAGACATGGATGAAAGCATGGTCAAACAATTCAAAGCAGTCGTTGATGAAGTTAATGCAGCCTTGCCCCAATCGTTTGCAAAATTATTTGGTGGAGGCAGTGCTGCTTTAGTTTATACTGATCCAGACGACTTATTAAATACAGGAATTGATATTAAAGTTAATCCTCCAGGCAAAAAGATTACCAACATTAACTTGCTTTCTGGTGGGGAAAAATCTTTGGTTGCCTTAAGTGTTTTGTTTTCAATCTTAAAGGTTCGTCCACTTCCCTTAGTAATTTTAGATGAAGCTGAAGCTCCTTTAGATCCAGCTAATGTCGAGCGTTTTGCTAAGTATATTAAGAATTTTACTGATGATACTCAGTTTATTGTGGTGACCCATCGAGAAGGAACAATGGAAAATTGTGATGTCTTGTATGGTGTGACTATGGAACAAAAGGGAATCACTAAAATTGTTAAAATCAAGTTAAACCAAGCAAAAGTTCTGGTTGATGCAGAAGCTGGTTTAGAGCGTCCTGAAGTTTAGTCTGCTTTTCTTTTTATTGGAATTCTATATAATTAACAAAGATAATCATTGGTTTATTGCCTAGAATAAAGGAAGTAAATGAGTAGAAAAGCTGGCATTCTTTTAAGTGCGGTGTTTGCAATCTTAGTTATACTTTGAATCTGAACACTTGTAGTTCCAAAAGATAGCATTAGCATCGGAGGATCAACTTCAGTTGACCCGTTAATGCAACGTTTAACAAATGAATACAAAAAAACAAGTAAAGAAAGTTTTATTTATGCCTCTTCTGGATCACAGGGAGGGATTAAAAACATTGAATCAAATGCTTATAAAATGGGGTTTATTTCTAAAGAAATTGCTGCTGATGACACATCAATTTCTTTAGTGGAAAACGGAAAAACTAATGGCTTAACCTCTGATCTTAGTGATGAAAACCAAATTGCTAGTTATTTACAAAATACTCGTGGTTTTGGTGATCAAAAACATAAACTTCAAATTGCTCTTGATGCAATTATCATTGTTTATCATGCACCAACTATCTTTAATGAGCAGTTTAAAGAACGTTTTACAATTACAATTGAAAACCAAGTGGTCGATGTTGCTTCTGAAGAGTTAATCAAATTAATTTATGATAAAAATCCTACTTGGGATAAAATTGCTACATCTTTAAGTCGAGCCCAACCACTTGATGGAGATCAGGAGGTTATTGCCAAGTTAGCAAGCGATCGTGAAAACCAATTAAAAGCTTTTTCTCGTGAGCCAGGTTCAGGAACAAGAAACTCTTTTGAACACCAAATGAAACTAGATTCAGATTTAAGTTCAACGACTAATTCTAGTGTTTTGAACTCGAATGGAATGATGTTTCAAGAAATGGCGCGTGCTTCATCTTTTGGTTATCTTTCTTTAAACTATTTAGATGCTGTTAAGGAAAAAAGCGATTTGAACTTATTGACAATCAAGGCTAATGGAACTACTTATGATCCATCCCAACTAGAAGATTTTACTGATTATCCTTTAACTCGTCCTTATATCGGGTTATTTAAGGCTAATTTAGATAGTAAACTTTTAAACAAAATTGCTGCTTTCATTGCTTGGATGGTATTAGCACAAAAAGATGTTGATAGCATTCCTGCTTTACAGTATAAAAAAGAGGGTTTGACCCCAAGATTTGGTTTGGATGGAGTGGAGTATGAAGTCAATGCTTAAGATAAGAAAGAAAGAAAGAAAAGAACCTTCAATGACTAAAAAAACTCGAAAAGAAGAGAAAAAGTTTAGTAATCATCATTTTTTTCATAAGTCTCAAGCTCCAGATGATTTTAAAATCAACGCTTCAAGACCAAAAAGTTCGCTTGGTGATGTCTCGGTCAAAACCTTTATTTATTTATTCACTTTAATTGTGGCTGCTTTGTTATTGATCATCTTGATATTTGTAGCAATTAAGTCTGGAAAAATCTTTAAACAAGAAGGGTTTTTCAAGTTTATTTTTGTTGACCGTTGACAACCAGGACCTAATAATACTTGAAGTGCTCATGATCGTGCTGGTTCTTATTATGGGATTGGAGGAATTATTGCCTCTACTTTGCTAATGATGGTGTTTGCGTTGTTGTTCGTGGTTCCATTAACGCTTTTTTCTGCGCTTTTCATAAGTGAATATATGAGTAGAAGAGTGCAAAACTTTTGCATGGGAGTAATTAAGTTAATGGCTGGGATTCCTTCAGTTGTTTTTGGACTCTTTGCTATTAATCAGGTAGGACCAATGTTTATTAAGATGGGCGCAATTACAAATGGTAACTTGATGACTGCTTCATTCACTTTGGCATTTATGGCTTTGCCAACGATGGTCAGCCTAACTTATAACGCCTTACAAACTGTTCCTGATGCTTATCGTTATGCATCTTTGGGTTTAGGAATTTCTAAAGAAGAAACAACTTTTAGTATTGTACGAAGAAGCGTAACTCCAAAAATTATTTCTGCAGTGATTATGGGGATGGCTCGAGTAATTGGTGAAACGATGGCTGTGATTTTAATTGCAGGAAACTCAGCAGCAGGACTGGATAGTAGTAATGGATTTAAAGGATTTATCTTTTCTTCAATCAAAACTTTAGCAGGAACAATTGGGTTAGAAATCTTAGAAAATTCAGGTTCTTATCACGAGTCTGCTTTATTTGCGATTGGATTAATTCTTTTTATTCTTGTGATTATTATTAATTTAACGATTTTATTAATTTCTAATGCTGATTATTTAAAGAAACGATTTCAAAGACTTCATAAAGTAAGAATTGATCCTAATCGTTCAGAAGCTATCAAAACTACGACTGGTCATGATAACAAACAGTATAGTGATTATGAACTGAAAGTAATTGTAAAAGCAAATGCAGGTAATAAAATTAATAAGTCACTAAAGTCAGCAGTGGCGTTGTTCTTTATGTGAACTTCGGTGTTAATTGTTTTTGCTTTTGCAATTTGAATTCTTGGTGATATTTTGATTGAAGGTTTAATTGGATTGCAACACATTGATGCCTTTATTAGTGTTAAGGGTCAAGCAGGAATCTTTGCTGCTTTGTTTACAACTATTCTTTTAATTCTTTCAACCCTTTTGTTTGCAATTCCTTTGGCTTTGGGAACAGCAATTTATTTAAGCGAATATGCAAATAAAAATTCAATCACCACGAAGTTTATTCGTTTTATGATTAGTTTGTTGGCATCAACTCCTTCAATTGTTTTTGGGATTTTTGGTCTTTCGATCTTTATTGTTATGTTTAAATTACCAATGAGTATTTTCGCCTCTTCTTTAACAATGGCGATTGTAGTGATTCCAATGTTAACTTCTAACTTTGAAGATGCTTTAACTCAGGTACCAGATAATATTAAAGAGGCTGGATCAGCTTTAGGTTTAAGTCGCAGTAAAGTACTTTTTAAAATCACCATTCCTAATGCAATTAAGGGAATTGTGACTGGAATTATTTTGGCAATGGCAAAGATTATTGGAGAAACTGCTCCAGTTTATCTAACCTTAGGAACAGCACTAAGAATGCCAAGTGAAGGTTTCTTAGCAAGCGGAGCTACTTTAACTACTGAAATTTATATGTTAGCTTCTGAAGGAGGCGGAGGAGAAGCTACTTCAATTGCCTTCCTGTTCTCGTTAGTGACAATGGTTTTAGTCTTTAGTTTAAATGTACTTAGCGAAAGAGTGACTTCAAGAGCTAAAAGTTTCAAAGTTTGGTTCTTGCGTTTAAAAGCGATTAACTGAACTGGAATTTTCCATTATCATTACAAGGAGTTCTTCAGAAAAACTTGGCAACAAATCAAGAAAAAATTTAAAGCTTTCTCACGTCGTTTTGGTTGAAAGACTATTAAAACTCAACTAAAAAAAGAGTGAAAAAACCGTTGGATTATTAAAAAGATTACTCAAAAAAAGGAGGTTCATGATTATGAAGATTAAGAAAAATAAACAAAATTCTGCTCCCAAAAAACCTAAAGCTAAGAAAACCAAAGATCATCGACCTCGTACTAAAAAACACCATCAAAGTGTTTTTAAAGTCTTACACCAAAAACACCAGCAACAAAAGAACCAAAAGATTGATGAATTAGAAATGATTGCAGCAAAACTTGCTCATGAAGGTGATCCTGAAAAACCAAGAAATGGTAGTGGAGGGAAAAAAGAAGTTATTGTCAAAGTAAACGAATTTAATTTCTTTTATAATAAAGGTAAGAAGCAAGCGTTGTTTGATATCAATATGGATATCAAAGAAAATACCATCACTACTTTTATCGGGCCTTCTGGTTGTGGTAAATCGACGTTGTTACGTTCAATCAACCGGATGAATGATTTGGTTGAGGGTAGTGTTTCAAGCGGAGAAATCTTGGTTTTTGATCAAAATATTTTTGATTATGGTTATGATGTTACTGAATTAAGGACTGATGTGGGAATGGTTTTTCAAAAGGCCAACCCGTTTCCAATTTCGATTTATGAGAATGTTGCTTATGGACCGCGTTCACAAGGGGTTAAGAAAAAAAATGTCTTAGACCAGTTGGTGCAAGATGCTTTAGAAAAGTCCGCTTTATGAGAAGAGGTTAAAGATAATCTTCACGGACCTGCTTTAGGGTTGTCAGGGGGACAACAGCAACGTTTGTGTATCGCTAGAGCAATTGCAATGCATCCTAAAATTCTTTTGATGGATGAGCCAACCTCAGCTTTAGACCCAATTGCAACTTTAAAGGTGGAAGAGTTGGTTTTAAATCTAAAAAAAGATTATACCATTATTATGGTGACGCACTCGATGGCCCAAGCTACTCGGATTAGTAACTACACTGCCTTCTTTTTAAAAGGAGAGTTAATTGAGTATAGTACTACTAAAAGAATGTTTACCAACCCCAAGGATAAACGTACTGAAGACTATATTTCAGGAAGATTTAATGGATAGGAGGTTATTTAAAAATGTCAATCAATAAAATTTTAGACCACGATGTTGACGTGATTAAAGACCAGTTAGATGGATTAATTAAAAAAGTTGAAAAACAGTATAACGATACGTATCAGGCTTTAACAAAAAAAGATTATAAGTTAGCCCAAAAAGTGGTTGATAATGATAAGAAAATTAATGAACAACAAAACGAGTTTATTAGCACGGTTTTGTGAAAAATTGCAAAACAAAACATGGTTGCTGGGGATTTACGGTTTGCGATTGGTTCAGTTTTAATCGCACGAGAAATTCGGAAAATTGCAAGTTATGCTAAAGCAGTTAGTTATTTTGTTTTAGACTATGAACCAGATATTAAATACACTGAAATTATTGAGCAAAACTTTGATATTGTTTTACAAATGTTAGATTTAATCAATAACTTAATTGATCGTTCTGATGTTGATTTATCTAAAAAAGTTGAAGGTTTTGAAGAAGAAGTAAACCAAGCGTTTGTTCAAACTAGAAGCAAGATTATTGACCGTATGCGTCATTCAGAAAGTGATCAAGAAGCTTTGTTACTTTATACTTCTTTGCGACAATTAAAAAAACTTGAACGTGCTGCTGATCACATGGTTGGGATTCAAGAAATTTTAAACTTCATTCGAACAGGAAAATTTCAAGAAATCAGTCCTCGAGATGACGAGGGTGATGATGTTCTTGATGAAACTCAAGATTAAGTATTAAAATGGTTAAACTTGAACAGAAGGGATTTATTAAGGATGGGTTTTTGAGATAAATTTAAAAAAAAGCATGATGAAGAGCAAGTGGTCTCACCACCTGATGTTATTAAAACTGGGGGTAAACAAGAAGAAAAACGAATTAAGCTTCTTCAAAAACAAAAAGCCAAACAAAAAAAAGCTAACCAAGCGTTATTGAAGTCTTCTTTGACCTTTTCTAAAGATATTCAGAAGTTATCAAAAAAATACCACCAAGTTGATGACCAGTTCTTTGAGGATTTAGAAGCAATTTTGATTAAAACTGATATGGGAATGAAATTGGTCCTAGGGATTTCTAAAAATTTACAAAAAAAGGTTGATGCCACTACTTCAATGACAACAGTTAAAGATTTGCTTAGTGAGGAGATTTATGAACTTTATCACCAAACTCGCGATAATTATGAAATAGACTTTAAACCTGACCGTTTAAATGTTTTTTTAGTGATTGGAGTTAATGGTACAGGAAAAACTACTTCTGTAGCAAAATTGGCAAATTATTACGCTAGTCAAGGGTTTAAGGTTTTAATTGCTGCTGCTGATACGTTTCGGCCTGGCGCGGTAGAACAATTGCAAGAATGAACTACAACCAGATTAGAAAATGTTGATTTATTTACGATGAAAACTTCTGATCCTTCATCAGTGATTTTTGATGCTTTAAAAAAGGGTCAAGCAGAAAATTATGATTTATTAATTATTGATACAGCAGGAAGACTACAAAATAAAGTTAACTTAATGCAAGAACTAGAAAAAATGAATACTATTGTTCATCGCTTTGATAAAAAAGCACCTCACGAGACTTTATTAGTGATTGATGCTACCACTGGACAAAACGGGGTGATGCAAGCTGAGCAATTTGATGAAGTCACCAACATTAGCGGGATTATTCTTACCAAGATGGATGGAACTTCTAAGGGTGGAATTGCTTTAGCGATTAAAAACCAGTTAAAAATTCCAGTTAAATTAATGGGAATTGGAGAACAAGTTGAAGATTTAATTCTCTTTAATGTTGATGATTATATTTATGGATTAACTAGTGGATTTATGGAAAATGAGGCAGAAAATGAGTAACTTAGTTGCCACCAAACTCTATCACTCCCGTTTGTTTGCAGCCTATGGAAGTTTGTTAACTGAAAAACAACAAACTTATTTTGAATTATATGTCAATGAAGATTATTCGCTAAACGAAATTTCTGTTGATTATGAAATTAGCCGTGCAGCAGTTTCTGATTCGATTAATAAGACGATTAAAGTTTTAGAAAACTTTGAATTAAACTTACAAATAGTTGCTAAAACTGCGACTTTACAAGCAATAATTAGTCAATATGAAAATAGTTTCGACCAAGAGGTTAGTGGTATAATTAAGAAACTTAAGGAGCTAGTTTAGTGAAAGTTTTAATGCTTGGAGATGTTTATGGAAGTGAGGGTCGTTTAATTCTTCAACAAGAATTACCCTCTTTAATTACTGATCAAAAGATTGATTTTGTTGTTGCTAATGGGGAGAATGTCACTCACGGCAAATCAATTACTTTTAAACATTTCCAAGCATTAAAATCGTTTGGAGTTGATGTGATTACTAGTGGCAATCATATCTTTAAAAACAAAGCGGTGCTTGACTACATTGCTTCTACTCCTGACCTTTTAAAACCTTTAAATATGTCTAGTTACACTCCAGGTTCTGGGTATGTAATTGTTAAGAAAAATGACAAAAAGATTTGTGTTTTAAACTTAATGGGAACAAGTTTTATGGATAAGGCAAATAATCCTTACGAAGCTATGGATGCTTTTCTAGCCCAAAAACTTGTTTATGATCTTTTGTTGGTTGATTTTCATGCTGAGGCTAGTGCAGAAAAGGCTGCTTTTGCGTGAAATTATGATGGGCAAGTGACTGCGGTTGTAGGGACTCACACCCATGTTCAAACTGCTGATGAACGGTTATTGCCCAAGGGAAGTGCTTTTATCACTGATCTTGGTATGTGCGGGGCAACTGATTCAATTATTGGTGCTGATCCTAAAAATGTCATCATTAAGGAAAAAACTGGTTTACCTGTTGTTTTTGAACCAGCAACTTCAATCCACCAACAGTTGTGTGGAGTGATTATTGAAATTAATGATCAGACTAATCAAGCTATGGAAATTAAACGGATTTTTTTAAAGAAAACTAAAAATTAGTTTTATCAAAGAGAGGGAAAACGATGTCAAAAAGTAGTGGGATTTCAATTATTATCATTGTAGTAATTATTTTAGCCGCTTTAGTTGCTTTATATTTTTTTGCTTCCCTACTTTTAAAAATTAAAGCCTTTGGTTCATTAAAGTTTCATCCAAATCATAACCAAACTCCAGAATTAATAAAAAAGAAGGCTTTTATTACTAGTGATGGGTATGAGTTACGATGGTATGGAGAGGTTAAACCTGATGATGAAATAATTATTTTGGGAGTTCATGATTTTGCTTTGGGAGCAAAAAGTTTTGAACAGTTAACTAAGAATTTGACTAGTATTGATTTGAAGATTAGTCTAATTAGTTTTGACCAACGTAATTTTGGTCAAAACAAAGTCCAGGATGCTAAGGATCGTAGTAGCATAGCTGTTCTTAGTGATTTAGAACAAATTCTTAATTATTGCAAAACCACTTATCCAGGTAAACAGTTGTATCTTTATGGTAGTGGTTTTGGGGCTAATATTATTGTTACTTTTATGAAAAAACGCGGTTACTTGGTTGATGGGATCGTGCTTGATTCGATGATTAATTTTAAACCAGATAAAAATTCTTCAGCAATTACAATTGCTTTAATTAAGGGAACTTTGTTTGCTTATACAAGAATGGTTAAAATTAATCTTAGCGCAGCAGATTATAATGTGTCTGATAAAGATGTTCAAAGTTTGGCTCAGAACTTAAATAGTTTTAGTGAAATTACTGTACGAGAGTATTTTCAAAATAAAAAACTGGTTAAGACTAGTTTAAAAGCTTCTGGTTTAATTACCAAACCAGTGTTAATGTTGAATGGTTCTGATGATGTTTTTCAACTCTCAAGTAAAACTACAAAGTTTTACGACCAGATTAGTTATTCTCAAAAACATCATCAATGAATTGCTGATAAGAAACACGATTTGCTCCTTAATCCAAACCAAGAGATGTTGCAGAGTTTAATTGAATGGCTAAAAAATAATGAACAAGAAAAAAACGACTAAACCAACCAAACCATCAAATCGAATTAACTTTAACCAAATCATTTTTCCTGATAAAAACTACGGAAAAGCTTTTTTTGTGGTTGGAATTGTTTTTTGTGCCCTGGCTTTTGTTGGTTATATTGATTTATCTATTGCACTTGGTGAAATTAATAATATTAATTGGTTAAAAATTGATTCATTAAACGTTACGATTCATATTAAACAGTTTACCATTATTAGTGCTGTGGTTAGTTTTGTGTGTGGGTGACACAGTTCGCTGTGATTTATTCTTGCTTTTGCTACCAAACCACGATTAAGTTATCACCAAGAGTTTCTCAAGGCGACTGCTTTGTTTACCTTTAATTTCTTGGCTTTCTTTTGTTTAATTCGCTTCTTAAAAAAAATCAATGACCCCAAAGAAACGATTAATAGTATTATCTTGACTGATATTTATTATTACAAGAAACAAAACTGAGTGTGGGTTTATGTGTTAAAGATTAGTAGCGTCATTTCAATGGTGTTTTTCTCTCCCTTCATGATTGTTAGTATCTACTTATTTTTAGAAATTGATTATGCTTTGTTAAAAAATAGTGATATTCGCGATAAGATTGCGCTTGCTTCATTAAGTTTTTTTGCGACATTCTTCTTTATTTCGATTCCTTTTCTGGTTTACACTTTCAAAGACCGTCAGTATTTATCATGAATGCTTGATTATGACGAAGAGTATTTAAACACAGTTGATGCTTTGGATAAGAATATTAAAATTAACAAATTCTTGAACTGAGGGTTGGATCTACTAATTTTATTAACCGTTTTGTGAATTTTTGTAATTGATGTTTTGATGATTAATACTTTTTCTCCTGATAGTATGTTTAGTTATCATTATGCTTGGATTTATCTTTTGTGTTTGTTTTCCTTTATTACAAGTGCTTTTTGTTTGGGAGTGAAAAAATATTTTTTAGAATCAAACCTTGCTTCACCCTTGTGAGTAGGGATTGTTGATTTGCTAACTCTAAACATTTTCTTTTGTCTTTATAGTATGATTTTTACCCTTCGTGCTAATTTTAAAGATAATAATCGGTTCAAAATCATCAATAAAAAGTTAAATTTATTGATGATTAACACCTTAATGATTAACGCAATTCTTCTGTTTGGCTTAGTGATTGCTTTAATTTGTTTAATCCAACTTGATGTTTTAAAAGGATGGAAAATCGGACTTGTTTTTAGTATACTTTCATTGACGTTGCTGTGATTAATCTTAAATCTTGGTAAGGTGCGTGATTATAAGGTTTATCTTTTAAAGTTAAATTCATTTTTCTGAATTGATTGTTGTACTTTAAATGTGGTGGGAATAATTACGAACTTAGTTGCTTGAGGATTTAAAAAGAATTTAGTTAAACAACAACATTGAATTTAAGGGTTATTAACTATTGGTTGGGAAGGTATGTATAGTATGAATCAAAGTCTTTTTACAAGTGAATCGGTGTCTGAAGGACATCCAGATAAAATCTGTGACCAGATCGCCGATAATATTTTAGATTATATTATTGATCAAGATCCAAATGCTAAAGTTGCTATTGAGGTCTTTGCTACAACCAACTTTTTGTTGATTGGTGGTCAAGTTAGTGCCAATTTTGCAGTTCCTGATGGTGTCTATGAGCAAATTGCTCGCAATACTTTAAAAGAAATTGGTTATGTTGATAAGAGTTATGGAATTGATTATCAAACTTGTGAAATTCTGATAAAGGTAGAAGCACAATCAAGTGATATTGCTGTAGGAGTTGATTTGCTTGATGGTGAAATTGGTGCAGGAGATCAAGGAATCATGTTTGGTTATGCTACCAACGAAGCACCAACAATGCTCCCTTTACCGATTTCAATCGCTCATGATTTAGTGCAAACTGCAACCCAATTAAGAAAAAGTGGTGAGTTTAAGCATGCTCGTCCTGATATGAAATCACAAGTAACAATTGATTATCAAGAACCTAATCATCCCAGAATTGCTACTATTTTAATGTCAATCCAACATGACCCTGAAGTTGATATTAAAGAATTTAAAGCTTATATTCACGAAAAAATTATGAAGAAGGTAGCTAGGGATTTTGGTTTAAATACTGATTTCAAGGTTTTAATCAACCCGACGGGACGCTTTGTAATTGGAGGACCTCAAGGTGATACTGGCCTGACTGGTCGGAAGATTATTGTTGATACTTATGGGGGAAGTTCTCGTCACGGGGGAGGTGCTTTTAGTGGTAAAGATGCTACTAAGGTTGACCGTTCTGGAGCATATATGAGTCGGTATGTCGCTAAAAACTTAGTGGCAGCAGGATATGCTGATCGCTTAGAAATCCAGGTTGGTTATGCGATTGGTGAACCAAATCCAGTTTCAATTGCTATTGAAAGTTTTGGTACTCAAAAAGTTAATGACGAAGTAATTCTTGCTGCAATCAACCAATTTTTTGATTTCTCTGTTGGAGGGATGATCGAAACTTTGAAATTAAGAGAACCAATCTTTAAAAAAACCTCAACTTATGGTCATTTTGGTAAGAACGAATTACCTTGAGAACAACTTGATAAGGTTGAAGAATTAAAAGCTTTTTTAAAAACTTATTCAAAATAATTTTTCAATTAGCACTAAATTGGGTAATGGCTCGAGGGTGCTTTTTATTTACCAAAAATCAAGTAGAATTACAATATAGAAGTAAGGTGACAAGGATGATAAAACCGATTGCTAATTTGGTAAATAACGATCGTGATGTTCAAGTGATTGGGAGAATTGAAAGGGTGATTCTTTCTACTGGAAGTAATGGGCAAAATTATATGATCATTAACCTGGTGGACCAATCTGGTCGCATTGAGGCGAGAAAATGATTAGTTCAGGATGGAGATGTTGAAACAATTAAGCCAAATGAGATTATTTTGATTGAAAATGGTGTTGCAAGTGAATATCGGAATCAGTTACAACTAAAAGTGCAAAACTATAAAATTCTTGATCAAGAAGAGTTGAAAAAGTGGAATTTGAGTTATGATGATTTTTTTATCAGTGCACCATTAGATGTTGAACGAGAATACCCAAAGTTAATCGAATTAATTCAAGGATTTAAGAATCAGGATTACAAGGCAGTTACTCTAAAAATTTTAAATGATAATGAAGCAAAATTTAAGAAGTATCCAGCAGCAATGACAATTCATCACAATGTTCAGTCTGGTTTGTTTTGACATAGTTACACGTTAGTGCGTGATTGTTTAGCAATTAAACCAAACTATGCTTATGCGCAAGTTGATTGGGAGTTAGTTGTTTGTGGAGCAATTTTACATGACATTGGCAAGGTTGTTGAAATGGCTGATGTCGGAGCTACTGATTATAGCTTAGAAGGAAAGCTTTTGGGTCATATTTCAATTGGAAATACGTTTGTGGCTGAAGCTGCTAAAAGTTTAGGAGTTTTTTATAAGGATGATGGTGTTATTAACCCTAACATTACTTTATTAGAACACATGATTTTAGCAAGTCATGGTAAAAATGAGTATGGATCACCTGTGGAGCCGTTGTTGATTGAAGCAATTATTCTTTCTACCTTCGATAACTTAGATGCTAAAATCTTTAAAGTAAACGATGAACTTCAAAAAATTGGTTATGGTGAATGAACTCCTCGAATTCCTACCGAAGATATGAAAATGTTTTATAATCACACTTCAGAAAAAGAGAAATAAAAAAACCAAGTACTTACTTGGTTTTTTACTTTACTAATGCTAATCGATTTTCAACAAATCGATAATTTCGGTGTTTGGTTTTAAAGTTGCATGATTAGTTTTGTTGGTAATAACATAACCTTCATTTTTAAGATATTTAGGAATGACATGCTCGTGATAGTGCATTACCACTTGATAAGCTTCTTTTCCTTGATTAGAAGTATAATTAATTCCTTTGATTTCTAATGGTCCTAAAGCAGTTAACATTTTCTTAGCAACAATTTTCTTAGCTAAGGCAATTGCAACTAGGTAGTCATCTTCACATGAAGAATAGTTTTCAAAGTGTTTTTTAGGAATGATCAAGGTATGACCATTACTATTGGGATTAATATCTAAGAAAGCCAAAACCATTTCATTTTCATAAACAATATCACTAGGAACTTCGTGACGAATAATTTTGCAAAACAAACATTCTTGTTCGAGGTTATTTTTAATCAGAGTCTTCATCTTCATCATTGACCTTAATATACCCGATTAGGGCATCATAAATCGGTTGGTATCAAATATCATTAGGATTAATGTAACGTTTATAAATTCCGTTCTTTGCGTTTTCGATCGCTTGAGAATCACTATCTGCAGTTAAGTACAACAGATCATCTAATAAAGCTTGTTTGGCAGTTGTGCTTAAGTTAAGAATATCAAGTGTTTGTTGTTGGGTGAAGTTGGTTTTTCAGTCAGTTTCTAAAACATCAGGATTAGTAGTATCGTTTCCTAAGTGAAGTTTATAAGCAACATTTTGACCATTCAAAGTTGTCTTGGCATTGTTATAAACGCCTTGAATTCCAAGATAATTTTCTTGATTATTATCGCTTCAATTAAAACTAATTGTTTCTCCACTAGAAAGAGTTAGGGTTAAA
Coding sequences within:
- the ptsS gene encoding phosphate ABC transporter substrate-binding protein, which encodes MSRKAGILLSAVFAILVILWIWTLVVPKDSISIGGSTSVDPLMQRLTNEYKKTSKESFIYASSGSQGGIKNIESNAYKMGFISKEIAADDTSISLVENGKTNGLTSDLSDENQIASYLQNTRGFGDQKHKLQIALDAIIIVYHAPTIFNEQFKERFTITIENQVVDVASEELIKLIYDKNPTWDKIATSLSRAQPLDGDQEVIAKLASDRENQLKAFSREPGSGTRNSFEHQMKLDSDLSSTTNSSVLNSNGMMFQEMARASSFGYLSLNYLDAVKEKSDLNLLTIKANGTTYDPSQLEDFTDYPLTRPYIGLFKANLDSKLLNKIAAFIAWMVLAQKDVDSIPALQYKKEGLTPRFGLDGVEYEVNA
- the pstA gene encoding phosphate ABC transporter permease PstA; translated protein: MTKKTRKEEKKFSNHHFFHKSQAPDDFKINASRPKSSLGDVSVKTFIYLFTLIVAALLLIILIFVAIKSGKIFKQEGFFKFIFVDRWQPGPNNTWSAHDRAGSYYGIGGIIASTLLMMVFALLFVVPLTLFSALFISEYMSRRVQNFCMGVIKLMAGIPSVVFGLFAINQVGPMFIKMGAITNGNLMTASFTLAFMALPTMVSLTYNALQTVPDAYRYASLGLGISKEETTFSIVRRSVTPKIISAVIMGMARVIGETMAVILIAGNSAAGLDSSNGFKGFIFSSIKTLAGTIGLEILENSGSYHESALFAIGLILFILVIIINLTILLISNADYLKKRFQRLHKVRIDPNRSEAIKTTTGHDNKQYSDYELKVIVKANAGNKINKSLKSAVALFFMWTSVLIVFAFAIWILGDILIEGLIGLQHIDAFISVKGQAGIFAALFTTILLILSTLLFAIPLALGTAIYLSEYANKNSITTKFIRFMISLLASTPSIVFGIFGLSIFIVMFKLPMSIFASSLTMAIVVIPMLTSNFEDALTQVPDNIKEAGSALGLSRSKVLFKITIPNAIKGIVTGIILAMAKIIGETAPVYLTLGTALRMPSEGFLASGATLTTEIYMLASEGGGGEATSIAFLFSLVTMVLVFSLNVLSERVTSRAKSFKVWFLRLKAINWTGIFHYHYKEFFRKTWQQIKKKFKAFSRRFGWKTIKTQLKKEWKNRWIIKKITQKKEVHDYED
- the pstB gene encoding phosphate ABC transporter ATP-binding protein PstB, with the protein product MIAAKLAHEGDPEKPRNGSGGKKEVIVKVNEFNFFYNKGKKQALFDINMDIKENTITTFIGPSGCGKSTLLRSINRMNDLVEGSVSSGEILVFDQNIFDYGYDVTELRTDVGMVFQKANPFPISIYENVAYGPRSQGVKKKNVLDQLVQDALEKSALWEEVKDNLHGPALGLSGGQQQRLCIARAIAMHPKILLMDEPTSALDPIATLKVEELVLNLKKDYTIIMVTHSMAQATRISNYTAFFLKGELIEYSTTKRMFTNPKDKRTEDYISGRFNG
- a CDS encoding PhoU domain-containing protein, whose protein sequence is MSINKILDHDVDVIKDQLDGLIKKVEKQYNDTYQALTKKDYKLAQKVVDNDKKINEQQNEFISTVLWKIAKQNMVAGDLRFAIGSVLIAREIRKIASYAKAVSYFVLDYEPDIKYTEIIEQNFDIVLQMLDLINNLIDRSDVDLSKKVEGFEEEVNQAFVQTRSKIIDRMRHSESDQEALLLYTSLRQLKKLERAADHMVGIQEILNFIRTGKFQEISPRDDEGDDVLDETQD
- the ftsY gene encoding signal recognition particle-docking protein FtsY, coding for MGFWDKFKKKHDEEQVVSPPDVIKTGGKQEEKRIKLLQKQKAKQKKANQALLKSSLTFSKDIQKLSKKYHQVDDQFFEDLEAILIKTDMGMKLVLGISKNLQKKVDATTSMTTVKDLLSEEIYELYHQTRDNYEIDFKPDRLNVFLVIGVNGTGKTTSVAKLANYYASQGFKVLIAAADTFRPGAVEQLQEWTTTRLENVDLFTMKTSDPSSVIFDALKKGQAENYDLLIIDTAGRLQNKVNLMQELEKMNTIVHRFDKKAPHETLLVIDATTGQNGVMQAEQFDEVTNISGIILTKMDGTSKGGIALAIKNQLKIPVKLMGIGEQVEDLILFNVDDYIYGLTSGFMENEAENE